A single genomic interval of Bradyrhizobium japonicum USDA 6 harbors:
- the flgC gene encoding flagellar basal body rod protein FlgC, translating to MANDSSDFARSMAIATSGLRAQAGRMRVISENIANADSTSQTSGGDPYRRKVPTFSSALDRTLDAQVVTLGRIKPDQSNFRTKYEPNNPAADATGNVKYPNVNSVVEMTDMRDAQRSYEANLNIISATRRMIQRTLDILKS from the coding sequence ATGGCGAATGACAGCAGCGACTTTGCCCGCTCGATGGCGATCGCGACCTCCGGCCTGCGCGCGCAGGCCGGGCGCATGCGGGTGATCTCGGAGAACATCGCGAACGCGGATTCGACCTCGCAGACATCAGGCGGCGATCCCTACCGGCGCAAGGTGCCGACCTTCTCCTCCGCGCTCGACCGCACGCTCGACGCGCAGGTCGTCACCCTCGGCAGGATCAAGCCGGACCAGTCGAACTTCCGCACCAAATACGAGCCGAACAATCCGGCGGCCGATGCGACCGGCAACGTCAAATATCCAAACGTGAACTCGGTGGTCGAGATGACCGACATGCGCGACGCGCAGCGGTCCTACGAGGCCAATCTCAACATCATCAGTGCGACGCGCCGGATGATCCAGCGCACGCTCGACATCCTCAAGAGCTGA
- a CDS encoding flagellar biosynthetic protein FliO: protein MQGSPITFIVAFIVVLALIGVAAWLVRRFATSRLGANTQRGRMPRLAVIDAAAVDGRRRLVLVRRDNVEHLLMIGGPTDIVVEPNIVRAAPGRDQLPQRSNAAEPPRLAPMPDTSSWTDEAPRPELLDHPEPQMPEPPPRPRPSFADEVRRPAPALAERRNEPPLAGFPPEPILPPRPEREARPEPVPPRIARSEPPLMPRPPRQSEAVKVPPMRAERAAAPPPPPPVPQAPPVPPPAPAPAAPSNAEQNLAEMAQRLEAALRRPAGETVAPPVSPEPPAPPPPRAARSEPPAPPAPPAKPAAEKTSFENLEDEMASLLGRPKPSS, encoded by the coding sequence ATGCAAGGCAGCCCAATCACCTTCATCGTGGCGTTCATCGTCGTTCTGGCGTTGATCGGCGTCGCCGCATGGTTGGTTCGCCGATTCGCCACCAGCCGGCTCGGTGCCAACACCCAGCGCGGCCGGATGCCCCGGCTTGCCGTGATCGACGCCGCCGCGGTCGATGGCCGGCGCCGCCTGGTGCTGGTCCGGCGCGACAATGTCGAGCATCTCCTGATGATTGGCGGTCCCACCGACATCGTCGTCGAGCCCAATATCGTGCGCGCCGCGCCCGGCCGCGACCAGCTTCCGCAGCGTTCAAATGCCGCCGAGCCGCCGCGCCTTGCCCCGATGCCCGATACCAGCAGCTGGACCGACGAAGCCCCGCGGCCCGAGCTGCTCGATCACCCCGAACCGCAAATGCCCGAGCCGCCGCCGCGGCCGCGTCCCTCCTTCGCCGACGAGGTACGCCGGCCTGCTCCCGCACTGGCCGAGCGCCGCAACGAACCGCCACTGGCGGGCTTTCCGCCTGAGCCGATCCTGCCGCCGCGCCCCGAGCGCGAGGCACGCCCCGAGCCGGTTCCGCCGCGCATCGCCCGCAGCGAGCCTCCGCTGATGCCGCGTCCCCCGCGGCAGAGCGAGGCGGTGAAAGTGCCCCCGATGCGCGCCGAGCGCGCGGCCGCGCCACCGCCTCCTCCGCCCGTGCCGCAGGCTCCGCCCGTTCCGCCGCCGGCCCCCGCTCCCGCCGCGCCCTCGAACGCCGAGCAGAATCTCGCCGAGATGGCGCAGCGGCTCGAAGCCGCGCTGCGCCGCCCGGCCGGCGAGACGGTCGCGCCTCCGGTTTCGCCCGAGCCGCCCGCGCCACCCCCGCCCCGCGCCGCACGCAGCGAGCCGCCGGCACCCCCGGCTCCGCCCGCAAAGCCGGCCGCGGAGAAGACCAGCTTTGAAAATCTCGAAGACGAGATGGCCTCGCTGCTCGGCCGTCCGAAGCCGTCTTCGTGA
- the atzF gene encoding allophanate hydrolase, giving the protein MSQSVARSRTNHETIGRNSSPPLEAIEAAYDRIEAERDRNCWIYLRPREEALEACRKLVARARTGEKLPLLGIPFGVKDNIDVEGMPTTAACPAFSYTPWHSAHSVERLTAAGAICLGKTNLDQFATGLSGARSPYGPCASVADARYIAGGSSSGSAVAVAAGHVAFALGTDTGGSGRIPAGFNNIVGIKPTVGLVSSRGLVPNCPTIDCVSVFCNTVSDGEAIIEIIEGFDFEDPYSRLPRTFSFATGTVPSFRFGRIASADLECFGMPECGELYERACERFAQIGGTAIEVDFAPFRQAGELMFSGPWVAERNSAIASLMDINSGSLLDVTRTVLGSAAGYSAIDTFGAIHRLHRLRRDAEAIFAGIDALVVPTAPRPFTLEEMDRDPIILNNRLGYYSYFANLLDLCGVAVPNATLPNGMPMGVTLLAPAWHDRALIGLARRFEASAGRAAFELKSGG; this is encoded by the coding sequence GTGAGCCAGTCTGTCGCGCGCTCCAGGACAAATCACGAAACCATTGGCAGGAATTCGTCCCCGCCGCTGGAGGCGATCGAAGCGGCGTATGACCGGATCGAGGCCGAGCGCGACCGCAATTGCTGGATCTATCTCCGCCCGCGGGAGGAGGCGCTTGAAGCATGCCGGAAGCTCGTGGCGCGCGCGCGGACGGGCGAAAAACTTCCGCTGCTCGGCATTCCCTTTGGTGTGAAGGACAATATCGATGTCGAGGGAATGCCGACCACTGCCGCATGCCCGGCGTTCAGCTACACGCCCTGGCATTCCGCGCACAGCGTCGAACGCCTCACCGCGGCCGGAGCAATTTGCCTCGGAAAGACCAATCTCGATCAGTTCGCCACAGGCCTGTCCGGCGCGCGTTCGCCCTATGGCCCCTGCGCGTCGGTTGCCGATGCGCGCTATATTGCGGGCGGCTCCAGTTCTGGGTCCGCGGTCGCCGTGGCGGCCGGGCACGTCGCGTTCGCGCTCGGCACCGATACCGGCGGGTCCGGCCGCATACCTGCCGGCTTCAACAACATCGTCGGAATCAAGCCGACCGTTGGGCTGGTGTCATCACGCGGGCTGGTGCCGAATTGCCCGACGATCGATTGCGTTTCGGTGTTCTGCAACACCGTCAGCGACGGCGAGGCGATCATCGAAATCATCGAGGGGTTCGATTTCGAAGATCCCTACAGCCGCTTGCCCAGGACCTTTTCTTTCGCCACGGGAACGGTGCCATCCTTCCGCTTCGGCCGCATCGCGTCCGCCGATCTCGAATGCTTCGGCATGCCGGAATGCGGCGAGCTCTATGAGCGCGCCTGCGAGCGTTTTGCGCAGATCGGAGGAACGGCGATCGAGGTGGACTTCGCCCCGTTCCGCCAGGCCGGGGAGTTGATGTTCAGCGGGCCCTGGGTCGCGGAGCGGAACTCGGCCATCGCTTCGCTTATGGACATCAATTCCGGCTCCCTGCTTGATGTCACGAGGACCGTGCTGGGCTCAGCCGCCGGCTATTCAGCGATCGACACATTTGGTGCCATTCACCGTTTGCACCGGCTTCGCCGCGACGCCGAGGCGATCTTTGCGGGTATCGATGCGCTGGTGGTCCCGACCGCACCGCGGCCGTTCACGCTGGAGGAGATGGATCGCGATCCGATCATCCTCAACAATCGCCTCGGCTACTACTCGTACTTTGCCAATCTGCTCGATCTCTGCGGCGTGGCGGTTCCGAACGCGACATTGCCGAACGGCATGCCCATGGGCGTGACCCTGCTGGCGCCGGCCTGGCATGATCGTGCGCTGATCGGACTGGCGCGGCGGTTCGAGGCCAGTGCAGGCCGAGCGGCGTTCGAATTGAAGTCTGGCGGCTGA
- the fliE gene encoding flagellar hook-basal body complex protein FliE, giving the protein MASPTIAANAYANLARVLENSGAGKGSEASGQSFASLLKDAVGSVMESGRKSDAQTVAMAAGKANVMDVVTAVADTDVAVSTLVSVRDRVIAAYEDIMKMPI; this is encoded by the coding sequence ATGGCATCACCGACAATCGCAGCCAATGCTTATGCCAACCTCGCCCGCGTGCTGGAGAACAGCGGCGCCGGCAAGGGCAGCGAAGCGAGCGGGCAGTCCTTTGCGTCGCTCCTGAAAGACGCCGTCGGCAGCGTCATGGAGTCCGGCCGCAAGTCCGACGCGCAGACGGTCGCGATGGCCGCCGGCAAGGCCAACGTGATGGACGTGGTGACGGCGGTCGCCGACACCGACGTCGCGGTGTCCACGCTGGTCTCGGTCCGCGACCGCGTGATCGCGGCCTATGAAGACATCATGAAGATGCCGATCTGA
- the flhB gene encoding flagellar biosynthesis protein FlhB encodes MADDNDPDSQTEDPTQKRLEEALERGDVAKSQEINTWFMIAGGTLVVSTFSGSVGSGLVTPMRNLLANSWMIKTDGRALLALMQQIEVAVLAAIGVPLLMLVLAAIAGNVLQHRLVWSAESLKPKFSKLSPAEGFKRIFGKQAAANFLKGLGKLVVLGAVMTVVLWPERHRMEAMVRLDPAAMLGASTSLTIHLLGAVVAALAIIAIGDYFFQYRSWFQRQKMSLQEIKEEFKQSEGDPHIKGKLRQLRQQRSKKRMMAAVPKASVIITNPTHYSIALSYERGMSAPICIAKGVDNLAFKIREIAREHDIPIVENVPLARALYATVEIDQEIPTEHYHAVAEVIGYVMRLKHGFGAGRG; translated from the coding sequence ATGGCAGACGACAACGATCCCGACAGTCAAACAGAAGACCCGACACAAAAGCGTCTCGAAGAGGCGCTCGAACGCGGCGACGTCGCCAAGAGCCAGGAGATCAACACCTGGTTCATGATCGCGGGCGGCACGCTCGTGGTCTCCACCTTCTCGGGCTCGGTGGGCAGCGGGCTGGTGACGCCGATGCGCAACCTGCTCGCCAACTCCTGGATGATCAAGACCGACGGCAGGGCTCTGCTCGCGCTGATGCAGCAGATCGAGGTCGCCGTGCTCGCGGCGATCGGCGTGCCCCTGCTGATGCTGGTGCTGGCGGCGATTGCCGGCAACGTGCTCCAGCATCGCCTGGTCTGGTCGGCCGAATCCCTGAAGCCCAAATTCAGCAAGCTGTCGCCGGCCGAGGGCTTCAAGCGCATCTTCGGCAAGCAGGCTGCCGCGAACTTCCTCAAGGGGCTCGGCAAGCTGGTCGTGCTCGGCGCGGTCATGACTGTGGTCCTGTGGCCGGAGCGCCATCGCATGGAGGCGATGGTCAGGCTTGATCCGGCCGCCATGCTGGGCGCCAGCACCAGCCTGACCATTCATCTGCTCGGCGCGGTGGTCGCGGCGCTCGCGATCATCGCCATCGGCGACTATTTCTTCCAGTATCGCAGCTGGTTCCAGCGGCAGAAGATGTCGCTCCAGGAGATCAAGGAAGAGTTCAAGCAGTCCGAAGGCGACCCGCACATCAAGGGCAAGCTCCGGCAATTGCGCCAGCAGCGCTCCAAGAAGCGCATGATGGCGGCGGTTCCCAAGGCCTCCGTGATCATCACCAACCCGACCCACTATTCGATTGCGCTGTCCTACGAGCGCGGCATGTCCGCCCCGATCTGCATCGCCAAGGGCGTCGACAACCTCGCCTTCAAGATTCGGGAGATCGCGCGCGAGCACGACATCCCGATCGTCGAGAACGTACCGCTCGCCCGCGCGCTCTATGCTACCGTCGAAATCGACCAGGAAATCCCGACCGAGCACTACCATGCGGTCGCCGAGGTCATCGGTTACGTCATGCGGCTGAAGCACGGATTCGGTGCCGGACGCGGATAA
- the flgB gene encoding flagellar basal body rod protein FlgB yields the protein MSINDLPELSALRTKMQWHQERQRVLSENVSNSDTPKFRPRDLVEPKLDKAGAVTGSMGPLALTRTSGSHMTPSGAASAFDQNRNAGFETRPAGNAVNLEEEMMKAASNQMDYAAVTSLYSKSLRLLKTAIGKG from the coding sequence ATGTCCATCAACGACCTCCCGGAGCTGTCGGCGCTTCGCACCAAGATGCAGTGGCACCAGGAACGCCAGCGCGTCCTGTCCGAGAACGTCTCCAATTCCGATACGCCCAAATTCCGGCCGCGCGACCTCGTCGAGCCGAAGCTCGACAAGGCGGGGGCGGTCACGGGCTCGATGGGCCCCCTGGCGCTCACCCGCACCAGCGGTTCCCACATGACGCCGTCAGGTGCTGCTTCGGCGTTCGACCAGAACAGGAATGCAGGTTTCGAGACCCGTCCCGCGGGCAACGCGGTCAATCTCGAGGAAGAGATGATGAAGGCCGCCAGCAACCAGATGGACTATGCGGCGGTGACCTCGCTGTATTCCAAGAGCCTGCGTCTGCTCAAGACCGCGATCGGCAAGGGCTAG
- the cckA gene encoding cell cycle histidine kinase CckA, with amino-acid sequence MTAETDHDLTREPVAAHEPSPRSGSIALVLLVAAGLVAVAVGLMTLGRAQAQPYILGILAVLAMVGLFNLFAFAAGIIRFVDRSLDDPVMGRIADHAFDGLAVTDPRGHVVYSNAAYLTLTGASGPQEVRPVERVFIGNPDVSEAVFRLLKAAREGKRQQEEVRISGHDGSQGRWLRMRVRPLGTGKREAKYAVWSIADITRDRERQEDVFQELQHAIEYLDHAPCGFFSVNPAGELAYVNATLANWLDYDLAEIGSGGLKLTDIVSGDGASLLTAIVAVPGEVKTEVFDIDLRMRTGKTMPVRLYHKLAFGADGAPGPSRTLVISRARDERSDPDRAAEVRFMRFFDHTPMAIATVDRGGNVVRANARYAKLGQALGLDSASKSIFRAVNSRDRHLLITAINQAAEGQADVAPVEVALEGTKERWGQFFVTPVDAAENDAEAAIVHMLETTERRALENQINQSQKMETVGQLAGGIAHDFNNVLSAIMMANDFLLNAHKPTDPSFQDIMQIKQNATRAATLVRQLLAFSRRQTLRPQVLDLGDALSDLAMLLRRLIGEKVKHETIHGRDLWPVKVDVSQFEQVIVNLAVNARDAMPDGGKLIIRTANVTAEEAAKLAYKGMPAADYVRIEVADTGTGIPADIRDKIFEPFFSTKEVGKGTGLGLSTVYGIVKQTGGFIYVDSEPGQGTSFHIFLPRHHAEPEVQEQPAAVVGAANGAAKETAPAGAEAKPRTDLTGQGTILLVEDEEGLRALNARGLRSRGYTVVEAENGVEAMEVLEEQSGAIDLVVSDVVMPEMDGPTLLKAMREKNPDIKFIFVSGYAEDAFEKSLPEGQQFDFLPKPFTLSQLVAAVKETMAKAG; translated from the coding sequence ATGACTGCCGAGACCGACCACGACCTCACACGCGAGCCCGTTGCGGCGCACGAGCCGTCGCCGCGCTCGGGCAGCATTGCGCTGGTGCTGCTGGTGGCCGCCGGCCTCGTCGCCGTCGCCGTCGGGTTGATGACGCTCGGGCGCGCGCAGGCGCAGCCCTATATCCTCGGCATCCTCGCCGTGCTGGCGATGGTCGGCCTGTTCAACCTGTTCGCCTTCGCCGCCGGCATCATCCGCTTCGTCGACCGCAGTCTCGACGATCCCGTGATGGGGCGCATTGCCGATCACGCCTTCGACGGCCTGGCCGTGACCGATCCCCGCGGCCACGTGGTCTATTCCAACGCCGCCTATCTGACGCTCACCGGCGCCAGCGGACCGCAGGAGGTGCGGCCCGTGGAGCGCGTCTTCATCGGCAACCCCGACGTCTCCGAAGCCGTGTTCCGCCTGCTCAAGGCCGCGCGCGAAGGAAAACGGCAGCAGGAAGAGGTGCGCATCTCCGGCCATGACGGCAGCCAGGGCCGCTGGCTGCGCATGCGGGTGCGCCCGCTCGGCACCGGGAAGCGCGAGGCGAAATACGCGGTGTGGTCGATCGCCGACATCACCCGCGACCGCGAGCGCCAGGAGGACGTGTTCCAGGAACTCCAGCACGCGATCGAATATCTCGATCACGCGCCCTGCGGCTTCTTCTCGGTCAATCCGGCCGGCGAGCTCGCCTATGTCAACGCGACGCTGGCGAACTGGCTCGACTACGATCTCGCCGAGATCGGCTCGGGCGGGCTGAAGCTCACCGACATCGTCTCCGGCGACGGCGCCTCGCTGCTCACCGCCATCGTGGCGGTGCCGGGCGAGGTGAAGACGGAAGTCTTCGACATCGACCTGCGCATGCGCACCGGCAAGACCATGCCGGTGCGGCTCTATCACAAGCTCGCCTTCGGCGCCGACGGCGCGCCGGGGCCGTCGCGCACGCTCGTCATCAGCCGCGCCCGCGACGAGCGCAGCGATCCCGACCGCGCCGCCGAAGTGCGCTTCATGCGCTTCTTCGACCACACGCCGATGGCGATCGCGACCGTCGACCGCGGCGGCAACGTCGTGCGCGCCAACGCGCGCTACGCCAAGCTCGGGCAGGCCCTCGGGCTCGACAGCGCCAGCAAGTCGATCTTCCGCGCGGTCAACTCGCGAGACCGGCACCTCTTGATCACGGCCATCAACCAGGCCGCGGAGGGCCAGGCCGACGTCGCGCCGGTCGAGGTGGCGCTCGAAGGAACCAAGGAGCGCTGGGGCCAGTTCTTCGTCACGCCGGTGGATGCCGCCGAGAACGACGCCGAAGCCGCCATCGTGCACATGCTCGAGACCACCGAGCGGCGCGCCCTGGAGAACCAGATCAACCAGTCGCAGAAGATGGAGACGGTCGGCCAGCTCGCCGGCGGCATCGCCCACGACTTCAACAACGTGCTCTCCGCCATCATGATGGCGAACGACTTCCTGCTGAACGCGCACAAGCCGACCGATCCGTCGTTCCAGGACATCATGCAGATCAAGCAGAACGCGACGCGCGCCGCGACGCTGGTGCGGCAGTTGCTGGCGTTCTCGCGGCGCCAGACGCTGCGGCCGCAGGTGCTCGACCTCGGCGATGCGCTGTCCGATCTCGCCATGCTGCTGCGCCGGCTGATCGGCGAGAAGGTCAAGCACGAGACCATCCATGGCCGCGATCTCTGGCCGGTGAAGGTCGACGTCTCCCAGTTCGAGCAGGTGATCGTCAACCTCGCGGTGAACGCGCGCGACGCCATGCCCGACGGCGGCAAGCTGATCATCCGCACCGCCAACGTCACCGCGGAAGAAGCGGCCAAGCTCGCCTACAAGGGCATGCCGGCCGCGGACTATGTACGGATCGAGGTCGCTGACACCGGCACTGGCATCCCCGCCGATATCCGCGACAAGATCTTCGAGCCGTTCTTCTCGACCAAGGAAGTGGGCAAGGGCACCGGCCTCGGGCTCTCCACCGTCTACGGCATCGTCAAGCAGACCGGTGGCTTCATCTACGTGGACTCGGAACCGGGGCAGGGGACTTCGTTCCATATCTTCCTGCCGCGCCATCACGCCGAGCCCGAGGTGCAGGAGCAGCCCGCAGCAGTGGTCGGCGCGGCCAATGGCGCCGCGAAGGAGACCGCACCTGCGGGGGCGGAGGCCAAGCCGCGCACCGATCTCACCGGACAGGGCACCATTCTTCTCGTCGAGGACGAAGAGGGCCTGCGCGCGCTGAACGCACGCGGCCTGCGCTCGCGCGGCTACACCGTGGTCGAGGCCGAGAACGGCGTCGAGGCCATGGAGGTCCTGGAGGAGCAGAGCGGTGCGATCGATCTCGTCGTCTCCGACGTCGTGATGCCTGAGATGGACGGCCCGACGCTGCTGAAGGCGATGCGCGAGAAGAACCCTGATATTAAGTTCATCTTCGTCTCCGGCTACGCCGAGGACGCCTTCGAGAAGAGCCTGCCCGAAGGCCAGCAATTCGACTTCCTGCCAAAGCCGTTCACGCTCAGCCAGCTCGTGGCGGCCGTGAAGGAGACGATGGCAAAGGCGGGATGA
- the fliQ gene encoding flagellar biosynthesis protein FliQ, translating into MTGPETLDVARDAIWTIVIVSSPLMVVGLVVGVVVSLFQALTQIQEQTLIYVPKILAIFATMLLALPFMADALHSHMMRISSRIIGG; encoded by the coding sequence ATGACCGGACCTGAAACCCTCGACGTCGCGCGTGATGCGATCTGGACCATCGTGATCGTGTCCTCGCCGCTGATGGTGGTCGGCCTCGTGGTCGGCGTCGTCGTGTCGCTGTTCCAGGCGCTGACGCAGATCCAGGAGCAGACGCTGATCTACGTGCCGAAGATCCTGGCCATCTTCGCCACGATGCTGTTGGCGCTGCCGTTCATGGCCGACGCACTCCATTCCCACATGATGCGGATCTCGTCGCGAATCATCGGCGGCTAA
- the fliR gene encoding flagellar biosynthetic protein FliR, whose amino-acid sequence MRIDVSLLPALAASFMLAFARVGAMVMLLPGLGETNIPTRIKLAIALLLTLIILPLHRNAYQVDMGSIAPLLVMMLHEIVIGIVLGATARVTLSALQVAGAVIAQQMGLGFVTSVDPTQGQQGVLVGNFLTMLGVTLLFATDSHHLVIAALNDSYTIFAPGETVSSGDVASLATRAFAAAFSLGLQLSGPFLVFGLVFNIGLGVLARLMPQMQVYFVGVPLSIFAGFLVLAVVLTAMMGTYLDYFIGVMHQMMPLR is encoded by the coding sequence ATGCGCATCGACGTCTCGCTGCTGCCGGCGCTCGCCGCTTCCTTCATGCTCGCCTTCGCCCGGGTCGGTGCGATGGTGATGCTGTTGCCGGGGCTGGGCGAGACCAATATTCCGACGCGGATCAAGCTGGCGATCGCGCTGCTGCTCACGCTGATCATCCTGCCGCTGCATCGTAACGCCTACCAGGTCGACATGGGCTCGATCGCGCCGCTGCTGGTCATGATGCTGCATGAGATCGTGATCGGCATCGTGCTGGGGGCGACCGCGCGCGTGACGTTGTCGGCGCTTCAGGTCGCGGGCGCCGTGATTGCGCAGCAGATGGGGCTCGGCTTCGTCACTTCGGTCGATCCGACACAGGGGCAGCAGGGCGTGCTGGTCGGCAATTTCCTGACCATGCTCGGGGTGACGCTGCTGTTTGCCACCGACAGCCATCATCTGGTGATCGCCGCGCTGAACGACAGCTATACGATCTTCGCGCCCGGCGAGACCGTATCGAGCGGCGACGTCGCTTCGCTGGCGACGCGCGCCTTTGCCGCCGCGTTCAGCCTGGGCTTGCAGCTTTCCGGACCGTTTCTGGTGTTCGGCCTCGTCTTCAACATCGGGCTCGGCGTGCTGGCGCGGCTGATGCCGCAGATGCAGGTCTATTTCGTCGGCGTGCCGTTGTCGATCTTCGCGGGCTTCCTGGTGCTTGCCGTGGTGCTCACCGCGATGATGGGCACGTATCTCGACTATTTCATCGGTGTCATGCACCAGATGATGCCGCTCAGATAG
- the fliP gene encoding flagellar type III secretion system pore protein FliP (The bacterial flagellar biogenesis protein FliP forms a type III secretion system (T3SS)-type pore required for flagellar assembly.) translates to MRLPALPRRVVFLSVLIAAALLAMPAHAQDISINLGGQGGGGVTERAIQLIALLTVLSIAPSILIMMTSFTRIVVVLSLLRTAMGTATAPPNSVIIALAMFLTFFVMGPVLQKSYDEGIRPLVANQLGVEDALQRASVPLRGFMQKNVREKDLKLFLDLSGEPPPATPDDLALRILVPAFMISELKRAFEIGFLLFLPFLIIDLVVASVLMSMGMMMLPPATISLPFKLIFFVLVDGWSLVAGSLVQSYGGG, encoded by the coding sequence GTGAGGCTGCCGGCCCTCCCGCGTAGAGTTGTTTTTCTTTCTGTCCTGATCGCCGCGGCTTTGCTCGCGATGCCTGCGCATGCGCAGGATATCAGCATCAATCTCGGCGGTCAGGGGGGCGGCGGCGTCACCGAGCGCGCGATCCAGCTCATCGCGCTGCTCACGGTGCTGTCGATCGCGCCGTCGATCCTGATCATGATGACGTCATTCACGCGCATCGTGGTCGTCTTGTCGCTGCTGCGCACCGCGATGGGCACGGCGACCGCGCCGCCGAACTCGGTGATCATCGCGCTCGCGATGTTCCTCACCTTCTTCGTGATGGGACCCGTCCTGCAGAAGTCCTACGACGAGGGCATCCGCCCGCTCGTCGCCAACCAGCTTGGCGTCGAGGACGCACTCCAGCGCGCTTCCGTCCCCTTGCGCGGCTTCATGCAGAAGAACGTGCGCGAGAAGGACCTCAAGCTGTTCCTGGATCTCTCGGGCGAGCCGCCGCCGGCCACGCCGGATGACCTCGCGCTGCGCATCCTCGTCCCCGCCTTCATGATCTCCGAGTTGAAGCGCGCCTTCGAGATCGGCTTCCTGCTGTTTCTCCCCTTCCTGATCATCGACCTCGTCGTCGCCTCCGTGCTGATGTCGATGGGCATGATGATGCTGCCGCCCGCAACGATCTCGCTGCCGTTCAAGCTGATCTTCTTCGTGCTGGTCGATGGCTGGTCGCTGGTGGCGGGAAGCCTGGTGCAGAGTTACGGAGGCGGATAA
- a CDS encoding Tim44 domain-containing protein → MPGIWETHMTFSQRSRTLFKTLAVMLALALPTALVISSADARVGGGMSSGSRGSRTYSAPPSTTTAPGSTSQFNRTYTQPGAGMNSAAAAPARGGLFGRAGGFMGGLAAGFLGAGLLGMLFGGGLFGGLGGLSSILGLIIQIVLVVVVVRLAMSWWQRRHTQQAAYANADAGSGPGPQTNYRSGLGGGGLGGGLGGFGFGANNAPLEIKPDDYEAFERLLGDVQTAWSNEDVAKLHTLATPEMVSYFEQDLGQNRARNVVNKVTNVKLLQGDLAEAWREGETEYATVALRFALTDKTLDRNSGAVVAGSEQPGEATEIWTFARRPGSGWELSAIQQTN, encoded by the coding sequence ATGCCGGGGATTTGGGAAACGCACATGACTTTCTCGCAACGCTCCCGCACTCTCTTCAAGACCCTCGCCGTCATGCTGGCGCTTGCGCTGCCGACTGCGCTGGTGATTTCGTCCGCCGACGCCCGCGTCGGTGGTGGCATGTCGTCGGGTTCGCGCGGCTCGCGCACCTATTCGGCGCCGCCTTCGACCACGACCGCACCGGGCTCGACCTCGCAGTTCAACCGGACCTACACCCAGCCGGGTGCCGGCATGAACTCGGCTGCGGCTGCGCCCGCGCGCGGTGGCCTGTTCGGCCGCGCCGGCGGCTTCATGGGCGGCCTGGCGGCCGGCTTCCTCGGTGCCGGCCTGCTCGGCATGCTGTTCGGCGGCGGCCTGTTCGGTGGCCTCGGCGGCCTGTCGTCGATCCTTGGCCTGATCATCCAGATCGTGCTCGTGGTGGTCGTGGTGCGGCTGGCGATGTCGTGGTGGCAGCGCCGCCATACACAGCAGGCGGCCTACGCCAACGCTGATGCAGGTAGCGGCCCGGGACCGCAGACGAATTATCGCAGCGGCCTCGGTGGCGGCGGCCTCGGTGGTGGACTTGGCGGCTTCGGCTTCGGCGCAAACAATGCACCGCTCGAGATCAAGCCTGATGACTATGAGGCATTCGAGCGCCTGCTCGGTGATGTCCAGACTGCCTGGTCGAACGAGGACGTGGCCAAGCTGCACACGCTCGCGACGCCGGAAATGGTCTCCTATTTCGAGCAGGACCTCGGCCAGAACCGCGCGCGCAACGTCGTCAACAAGGTGACCAACGTCAAGCTGTTGCAGGGCGACCTCGCGGAGGCCTGGCGCGAAGGCGAGACTGAATACGCCACGGTGGCGCTGCGCTTCGCCCTCACCGACAAGACGCTGGACCGCAACAGCGGCGCGGTTGTCGCCGGCAGCGAGCAGCCGGGCGAGGCGACCGAGATCTGGACCTTTGCCCGCCGTCCGGGCAGCGGCTGGGAATTGTCGGCGATCCAGCAGACCAACTGA